One genomic window of Manihot esculenta cultivar AM560-2 chromosome 16, M.esculenta_v8, whole genome shotgun sequence includes the following:
- the LOC110604106 gene encoding uncharacterized protein LOC110604106: MQPQQSSRIDLVELKTQISKKVGVERFKKYFHYLTRFLSQKLSKSDFDKSCFRLLGRENLPLHNQLIRSILKNACQAKTPPAIYESGPTKSAIQIAKRSPAREDGHEQSGSLLPNQNQNASIWSNGVLPMSPRKIRSVMRDRKPRDRPSPLGPTGKVECVSHQSTGVEDVGSKVIMDNGGLPPCDYQRPLQHLQAVAEQPKNESEGLFHQPFEKQSIHSKDQITFVEDGEEVEQANHFTFSRNSLLAPLGVPSYSATAGRARKTMPATNCGDYISCCEGGVLSSTEVLRKRMEQIAAAQGIGGVSMECANMLNNMLDVYLKKLIRSCVELVGARSPDDSRKHPIYKQQVQGKGINGMWPSNHLQVQANSGPVEVMREQRTRCAISLLDFKVAMELNPQQLGEDWPLLLEKICTHAFEE, from the coding sequence ATGCAACCTCAGCAGAGCTCCAGAATTGATTTGGTTGAACTGAAAACTCAGATATCGAAGAAGGTTGGGGTTGAGAGGTTCAAGAAGTATTTTCATTACTTGACTAGGTTCTTAAGTCAGAAGCTGAGCAAAAGTGACTTTGATAAGTCATGCTTTCGCCTGCTTGGAAGGGAGAATCTTCCCCTGCACAATCAGCTTATCCGTTCCATCTTGAAGAATGCATGTCAGGCCAAGACCCCACCAGCAATTTATGAGTCAGGTCCCACAAAATCTGCAATTCAGATAGCAAAACGTTCTCCTGCTAGAGAAGATGGACATGAACAAAGTGGATCCCTTCTTCCAAATCAGAATCAAAATGCGTCTATTTGGTCAAATGGGGTTTTGCCCATGTCGCCACGGAAGATTAGGTCAGTGATGCGTGATCGTAAGCCCCGAGATAGACCTAGCCCACTTGGGCCAACTGGAAAAGTTGAATGTGTCTCACATCAATCAACTGGAGTAGAAGATGTTGGCAGCAAAGTTATTATGGATAATGGGGGGTTGCCTCCATGTGATTATCAGAGACCATTACAGCATCTTCAAGCAGTTGCTGAGCAACCTAAGAATGAAAGTGAAGGGTTGTTCCATCAGCCATTTGAAAAACAATCAATACATAGCAAAGATCAGATCACGTTTGTTGAAGATGGGGAAGAAGTGGAGCAAGCAAACCACTTTACTTTCTCTAGAAATTCATTACTTGCGCCTCTTGGAGTACCTTCTTATTCTGCTACTGCAGGTCGGGCTCGCAAAACTATGCCAGCAACAAACTGTGGTGATTATATTAGCTGTTGTGAAGGCGGTGTTCTGTCGAGTACAGAGGTGCTGCGGAAACGCATGGAGCAGATTGCAGCTGCGCAGGGCATTGGAGGGGTTTCAATGGAATGTGCAAATATGCTGAATAATATGTTGGATGTGTACTTGAAGAAGTTGATCAGATCTTGTGTTGAGTTGGTAGGAGCAAGGTCTCCAGATGATTCAAGAAAGCACCCCATCTATAAGCAGCAGGTTCAAGGCAAAGGGATCAATGGAATGTGGCCAAGTAATCACTTACAGGTGCAGGCCAATAGTGGACCTGTGGAAGTTATGCGTGAGCAGAGGACTCGTTGTGCAATATCTTTGCTTGATTTCAAAGTTGCAATGGAGCTGAATCCACAGCAGCTTGGTGAAGATTGGCCATTGCTGCTGGAGAAAATCTGTACACATGCGTTCGAGGAATGA